CTATTGTAATACCAGGGTGACTGTAAAACATAAAGTCGAAGTGATGACCGCGAGTATCGGACAAGAAAATAAGTAGAAACCTGAAAGAAGGGATTTAAATCTCTTCTTTAAATTTTTTTTTAAAGAATGATAAGAACTAACTTCCAGCATTGGTTTTTCTTTGATGCCCTCCACAATTTATAAATTTCACCAGCACTAAATCACAGGCCTTTCCTCAACTTCGCTATCCAGTCCCTTATTTTTGCAGCTTTCTCAAACTCAAGGTTCTTCGCAGCTCTGTGCATCTCCGCTTCCAGTTCAACAATATAATTGAACATCTCCTCCTTTGGAGGGGCAACTTCGGTAATCTCCCTCGGCTGGACAGCCTTTCGAATGGTCTGCGGCGTGATGTCATGCTCCTGGTTGTACAGTATCTGCATTGCGCGCCGCCGGTTCGTCTCCTCCATCGCCCTCTGCATCGAGCCCGTTATCCTGTCAGCGTACATCACTACCCTTCCTTCCACATTCCTTGAGGTTCTTCCTATTGTTTGCAAAAGGGAGCGATCCGAACGCAGGAATCCCTCCTTGTCGGCATCCAGGATCGCCACAAGTGCGACCTCTGGCAGGTCAAGCCCCTCACGCAACAGGTTTATTCCCACAAGCACGTCGAACTCCCCGAGGCGCAGTCCCCTTATTATTTCGATTCGCTCGAGAGTTTCGATCTCAGAATGCATATACCTCGCCTTGATGCCGACATTGATCAGATATTCGGTCAGATCCTCAGCCATTCTTTTCGTGAGTGTCGTGACAAGCACCCTGTATTTTTTCGCAGTCTTTGCATGTATCTCAGCTATCAGGTCATCGATTTGACCTTTAATAGTCTTCACTACTATCTCGGGGTCCACGAGCCCGGTCGGTCTTATGATCTGTTCCACAACCTGGGCGCTTCGGGTCATCTCGTACTCGGCCGGAGTGGCAGAGACATACATAACCTGGCTCACACGCACCTCGAATTCCTCGAAAGTTAAAGGGCGGTTATCAAAAGCCGATGGCATCCTGAACCCGTAATCCACGAGCGATTCTTTTCGCGCATGGTCACCTGCATGCATTCCACGAATCTGAGGTATCGTGACATGCGATTCATCGATAACGATAAGATAGTCCTCCGGGAAATAATCAAGGAGGGAATATGGCGGTTCGCCTTCTCTTCTCCCGTCCATATGACGGCTGTAGTTCTCTATTCCCTGGCAGTATCCTATCTCCCGCATCATCTCGATATCGAACTTCGTTCTCTGCTCAAGACGCGCCGCTTCGAGT
This DNA window, taken from Candidatus Methanoperedens sp., encodes the following:
- the uvrB gene encoding excinuclease ABC subunit UvrB encodes the protein MGAFRLVSGFEPKGDQIKAIEKLTSGLERGMKHQTLLGVTGSGKTFTVANVINRVQRPTLVISHNKTLAAQLYSEFKAFFPENAVEYFVSYYDYYQPEAYIPQTDTYIEKDASINEEINRMRLSATRSLFERRDVIVVASVSCIYGIGSPQEWHDMSLLLRKGDNMERRAILSSLVDMQYERNDIDFSMGKFRARGDTVEVFPSYASNGVRIELFGDEIERIAEFDPLTGKAFRESDALVIYPAKHFVMPQERIDAAIESIEDELKDRLRKLKSMGKILEAARLEQRTKFDIEMMREIGYCQGIENYSRHMDGRREGEPPYSLLDYFPEDYLIVIDESHVTIPQIRGMHAGDHARKESLVDYGFRMPSAFDNRPLTFEEFEVRVSQVMYVSATPAEYEMTRSAQVVEQIIRPTGLVDPEIVVKTIKGQIDDLIAEIHAKTAKKYRVLVTTLTKRMAEDLTEYLINVGIKARYMHSEIETLERIEIIRGLRLGEFDVLVGINLLREGLDLPEVALVAILDADKEGFLRSDRSLLQTIGRTSRNVEGRVVMYADRITGSMQRAMEETNRRRAMQILYNQEHDITPQTIRKAVQPREITEVAPPKEEMFNYIVELEAEMHRAAKNLEFEKAAKIRDWIAKLRKGL